In Novipirellula caenicola, one genomic interval encodes:
- the glgP gene encoding alpha-glucan family phosphorylase, which translates to MSDNPRHVHPIYDLFPIEIDGFESLAELALDLRSSWNHATDEVWRRLDAELWEITQNPWVVLQTVSRQRIEHVLGDAAFRAKVDRLVEMRRQTAEQPAWFQQTHSESPPLTCAAYFSMEFMLSEALPIYSGGLGNVAGDQLKAASDLGVPVVGVGLLYQQGYFRQSIDNAGHQQALYPYNDPGQLPIRPLRDADGEWLRLKIELPGYAVWLRAWQVRVGRVKLYLLDSNDAANFPAHRGITSELYGGGHELRLRQELILGIGGWRLLAELGITPEVCHLNEGHAAFAVLERALQFMDASGQPFEVALAVTRAGNLFTTHTAVAAGFDRFAPALIEQHLRRYAEQKLGISLHDLMALGRLNPNDESEPFNMALLAIRGSGSVNGVSRLHGQVSRRIFEPLFPQWPADEVPVGHVTNGVHVPSWDSAAADDVWTQMCGKDRWLGTSETLECDICRVSDEKLWQFRVDATHRLVDYARKRLSRQLASAGSSSEEVEAAKHLFDPNLLTLGFARRFATYKRPNLLLHDPDRLLRLLSDPERPVQLVIAGKAHPADRAGQDLIRQWIDFIRHPIARQHVIFISDYDMLLAEQLVQGADVWINTPRRPWEASGTSGMKVLVNGGINLSELDGWWAEAYTPEVGWAIGDGNEHGDDPAWDAVEAAQLYSVLENDVVPEFYQRNEQGIPTQWMARMRASMSQLTPQFSAVRTVREYTQQHYLPAAIAYHHRAAYNGAGGTSIVNWEHSLREKWASLKFGEVRLQSSENEHTVEVDIYLDGLDPNFVRVEWYADPLNGEDAVRQEMLRTEPRESATENWATYHTSVTATRPASDFTPRIIPKHANVAVPLELDLIRWQR; encoded by the coding sequence ATGAGTGACAATCCGCGACATGTGCACCCGATCTATGACCTGTTTCCCATCGAGATCGACGGCTTCGAATCCTTAGCCGAACTCGCTTTAGACCTTCGGTCATCTTGGAACCATGCGACCGACGAGGTTTGGCGTCGCTTGGACGCGGAATTGTGGGAGATCACTCAAAACCCGTGGGTCGTGCTGCAAACGGTTTCGCGTCAACGGATCGAACACGTCCTGGGCGACGCGGCGTTTCGGGCGAAGGTCGATCGGTTGGTCGAGATGCGCCGACAAACGGCGGAGCAACCTGCGTGGTTCCAGCAAACTCATTCGGAATCACCACCGCTGACGTGCGCCGCCTACTTTAGCATGGAATTCATGCTCAGCGAGGCGTTGCCGATCTATTCGGGCGGCCTTGGAAACGTCGCGGGCGACCAACTCAAAGCGGCCAGCGATCTTGGTGTGCCGGTCGTTGGCGTGGGGCTGCTGTATCAACAGGGCTATTTCCGCCAATCCATCGACAACGCGGGACACCAGCAAGCGTTGTACCCCTACAACGATCCCGGCCAGCTGCCGATCCGGCCGTTACGGGACGCCGACGGTGAATGGCTGCGTCTAAAGATCGAACTGCCCGGTTATGCAGTTTGGCTGCGTGCGTGGCAGGTTCGAGTCGGACGCGTGAAACTGTATCTGTTGGACAGTAATGATGCCGCGAACTTCCCGGCGCATCGCGGCATCACAAGCGAGTTGTATGGCGGCGGTCACGAACTGCGTTTGCGACAAGAGCTGATCCTGGGGATTGGGGGTTGGCGGTTGCTTGCCGAGCTCGGGATCACTCCCGAAGTTTGCCACTTGAACGAAGGGCACGCTGCGTTTGCGGTTCTGGAACGAGCTCTTCAGTTTATGGACGCATCGGGGCAACCGTTTGAAGTCGCGTTGGCGGTCACGCGTGCAGGAAACTTGTTCACCACGCACACGGCGGTGGCGGCAGGTTTCGATCGTTTTGCACCTGCGTTGATCGAACAGCATCTGCGTCGCTATGCCGAACAGAAACTGGGGATCTCGTTGCACGACTTGATGGCACTGGGTCGGCTGAACCCAAACGATGAATCTGAACCCTTTAACATGGCGCTGTTGGCGATCCGGGGAAGCGGCAGTGTCAACGGTGTCAGTCGTTTGCACGGCCAAGTCAGTCGCCGCATCTTTGAACCGCTGTTTCCGCAGTGGCCCGCCGACGAGGTGCCGGTGGGACACGTGACCAACGGCGTTCATGTGCCAAGTTGGGATTCGGCTGCGGCGGACGACGTTTGGACACAGATGTGTGGCAAAGACCGCTGGCTAGGAACCAGCGAGACGCTGGAGTGTGACATTTGCCGTGTCTCGGACGAGAAACTATGGCAGTTTCGCGTGGATGCCACTCACCGATTGGTTGACTACGCCCGCAAACGATTGTCGCGACAATTGGCGAGTGCGGGCTCATCCTCCGAGGAAGTCGAAGCGGCCAAACATTTGTTTGATCCGAACCTGTTGACGCTTGGTTTCGCACGCCGCTTTGCCACCTACAAACGGCCGAATTTGTTGCTGCATGATCCCGATCGGCTACTGCGATTGTTATCGGATCCCGAGCGACCCGTTCAACTCGTGATCGCCGGCAAGGCACATCCTGCGGACCGGGCCGGCCAGGATCTGATTCGCCAATGGATCGATTTCATTCGGCATCCGATCGCCCGTCAACACGTGATCTTTATCAGCGACTATGACATGTTACTGGCCGAACAATTGGTGCAAGGTGCCGACGTTTGGATTAACACCCCTCGGCGGCCTTGGGAAGCAAGCGGAACCAGCGGCATGAAGGTGTTGGTCAATGGTGGCATCAATCTATCCGAGCTAGACGGTTGGTGGGCCGAGGCCTACACACCCGAAGTAGGCTGGGCGATCGGTGATGGCAACGAACATGGCGACGATCCCGCTTGGGATGCAGTCGAAGCCGCACAGCTTTACAGCGTACTTGAAAACGACGTTGTCCCTGAATTCTATCAGCGAAATGAACAAGGCATCCCCACGCAGTGGATGGCCCGCATGCGAGCGAGCATGTCGCAATTGACCCCGCAATTCTCTGCGGTTCGCACAGTGCGTGAGTACACACAGCAACACTATCTTCCCGCCGCCATCGCATACCACCACCGCGCAGCGTACAACGGTGCGGGCGGCACCAGTATTGTCAACTGGGAACATTCGCTTCGTGAGAAGTGGGCATCGCTGAAGTTCGGTGAGGTGAGATTGCAATCGAGCGAAAACGAGCACACGGTCGAAGTCGACATCTACCTCGACGGACTCGATCCGAATTTCGTTCGAGTGGAGTGGTATGCCGATCCTCTGAACGGCGAAGACGCGGTTCGTCAGGAAATGTTGCGAACCGAGCCGCGTGAGTCCGCCACAGAAAACTGGGCGACTTACCACACCTCGGTAACCGCGACGCGCCCCGCATCCGATTTCACGCCACGGATCATACCGAAGCACGCAAACGTCGCGGTACCCCTAGAGCTGGATCTGATCCGGTGGCAGCGATGA
- a CDS encoding arylsulfatase, with amino-acid sequence MKSLVPLLFALLIVPQTLLAAAEKPNVIVIYTDDQGFGDASCLNPEAKFQTPNLDRLAAEGIAFTNGHSSDSVCTPSRYGLLTGRYSWRTKMKKNVMGAEGKCLIDDSRMTLASLLRDNGYHTAMVGKWHLGMDFPGSSYRDRDWTKPVKDMPLDKGFDYFYGVPASLNYGVLAWFEGRYAKVPPTMFTAKKPNDRHVDYRIMPPYQDSPEETAKVVGTRGMEVAPDFIDNQCLTRFTDKAIQWMEGKTSDAKSGKPFFVYLPYTSPHYPVCPLPEFHGQGNAGGYGEFVIETDYHVGRILKFLEQSGLDQNTMIVYSSDNGPEKSWKQRIEKFDHDSSSIYRGGKRDIYEGGHRVPFFVRWPNGIAQPGRRCDALVGQLDVLATLADILDVELPEDAGEDSQSFASVLVDPDAKHERLPLINHSVAGRFSVTEGTWKLVLPHAKAKYELYDLAKDPAEASNVISLHPEIADSLQKKLTDIVLNGRTTPGEAQSNDTGYWSDLTWIEESEYAARQ; translated from the coding sequence ATGAAGTCACTGGTACCTTTGCTATTTGCCTTGTTGATTGTTCCGCAAACGCTTTTGGCCGCTGCCGAAAAACCCAATGTGATCGTGATCTATACAGACGACCAAGGGTTTGGGGACGCCAGCTGTTTGAACCCGGAGGCGAAGTTCCAGACCCCCAATTTAGATCGGCTTGCTGCCGAAGGGATCGCGTTCACCAACGGCCATAGCTCGGACTCGGTTTGCACCCCGTCTCGCTATGGATTGTTGACAGGCCGCTATTCATGGCGAACGAAAATGAAGAAAAACGTGATGGGCGCCGAAGGCAAGTGTTTGATTGACGATTCCCGCATGACGTTGGCGTCGTTGCTCCGCGATAACGGATACCACACCGCAATGGTGGGCAAGTGGCATTTGGGGATGGACTTTCCCGGTTCAAGTTATCGCGATCGTGATTGGACAAAACCGGTAAAAGACATGCCGCTGGACAAGGGATTCGACTATTTCTACGGCGTTCCGGCGTCGCTGAACTATGGTGTCTTGGCATGGTTCGAAGGGCGTTATGCCAAGGTGCCACCGACGATGTTCACGGCAAAGAAACCCAACGATCGGCACGTCGACTATCGTATCATGCCACCCTACCAAGATTCACCCGAGGAAACCGCCAAGGTAGTCGGCACAAGAGGCATGGAGGTGGCACCCGATTTCATCGACAACCAATGTTTGACCCGGTTCACGGACAAGGCGATTCAGTGGATGGAGGGCAAGACGAGCGATGCAAAATCAGGCAAACCGTTTTTTGTTTATCTGCCCTACACTTCGCCGCATTACCCGGTGTGCCCGCTGCCTGAATTCCACGGGCAAGGCAACGCAGGCGGCTACGGCGAATTTGTGATCGAAACGGACTACCACGTTGGGCGTATCTTGAAGTTTCTCGAGCAATCGGGTTTGGATCAAAACACCATGATTGTCTACAGCAGCGACAATGGCCCGGAAAAGTCGTGGAAACAGCGGATCGAAAAATTTGATCACGACAGCAGTTCGATCTATCGAGGCGGCAAACGCGATATCTACGAAGGCGGCCATCGCGTCCCGTTTTTCGTGCGTTGGCCAAACGGGATTGCCCAGCCCGGTCGCCGCTGTGACGCATTGGTGGGACAATTGGACGTGTTGGCGACGTTGGCCGACATTCTCGATGTCGAGCTTCCCGAAGACGCCGGCGAAGACAGCCAAAGTTTTGCCTCGGTGCTGGTCGATCCCGATGCAAAGCACGAACGACTACCGCTGATCAACCACAGCGTCGCGGGACGTTTCTCGGTCACCGAAGGAACATGGAAATTGGTGCTGCCGCACGCAAAGGCCAAATACGAGTTGTACGACCTTGCCAAAGACCCGGCGGAAGCGTCGAACGTCATTTCGCTGCATCCCGAGATCGCCGATTCGCTGCAAAAGAAGCTCACCGATATCGTTTTGAATGGCCGCACCACCCCTGGCGAAGCTCAATCTAACGATACGGGGTATTGGAGTGATCTGACGTGGATCGAAGAATCCGAGTACGCTGCCCGGCAATGA
- a CDS encoding DUF1080 domain-containing protein, which yields MKRLVLTISLCLFATANLLHAEDRESADSSQNAVLFDGKTLEGWHTKPSEFASHWTVTDGMIIGDNPDKKGSVLWTDDDYTDFELSVEFKTDSPDYDSGVFLHGESHQVQIGISRSLKVDLTACIYAPVDKQGSYPAKSDKVKTVHKPGEWNTVRMVVDGKRIQTFLNDAPFVDYTAIRFPEKGKIGLQLHAGVHQKMLFRNFQITPVK from the coding sequence ATGAAACGACTTGTTTTAACAATTTCCCTGTGCCTATTTGCAACCGCGAACCTGTTACACGCCGAAGACCGCGAATCCGCTGATTCGTCCCAAAACGCGGTTCTTTTCGACGGTAAGACTTTGGAAGGTTGGCATACCAAGCCATCGGAATTTGCGTCGCACTGGACCGTCACCGATGGGATGATCATCGGTGACAATCCTGACAAAAAAGGATCGGTGTTGTGGACCGACGACGACTACACCGACTTTGAATTGTCCGTCGAATTCAAGACCGATTCACCCGATTACGATTCGGGCGTCTTTTTGCATGGCGAATCGCATCAAGTTCAAATCGGAATTTCACGATCGTTGAAAGTCGACCTCACTGCATGCATCTACGCGCCGGTGGACAAACAAGGCTCGTATCCGGCGAAATCGGACAAAGTCAAAACCGTTCACAAACCGGGCGAGTGGAATACGGTGCGAATGGTGGTCGATGGCAAACGCATCCAAACGTTCCTGAACGATGCACCGTTTGTCGATTACACCGCGATCCGGTTTCCGGAGAAAGGTAAGATCGGACTGCAACTGCACGCGGGTGTCCATCAGAAAATGCTGTTCCGCAATTTCCAAATAACGCCCGTAAAATAA
- a CDS encoding serine/threonine-protein kinase, which translates to MSSPNERSIFLEAIDSPTPQQRNDYLDSVCGDNAALRASVEALLAAHDRPSNPLDTPLGKGMCDLPTLTAIDQPSKSTEHVGMKIGSYRLMEQIGEGGFGLVFVAQQERPVKRLVALKIVKPGTGTKEVIARFEAERQAVAMMDHPNIAQVFDAGVTEDARPYFVMELVRGVPITEFCDNHQLNIVERLSLFTDVCSAVQHAHQKGVIHRDIKPSNVMVTLHDDKPVVKVIDFGVAKAIGQTLTDKTIYTRFFSMIGTPLYMSPEQAEMSGLDVDTRSDIYSLGVMLYELLTSTTPFDRERLDSAGYDEMRRIIREEEPPKPSTRLTTMGDRLSTVSVSRHTEPTRLTSTVKGDLDWIVMKSLEKDRRRRYESAAAMAGDIRHYLNQEPISARPPSRSYRIRKFARRNRVPLITASLVAVTMIIGMVTSLWQMSAAIDERDKKDRALQQAVQAKNEATAARREIEQFAERLTSANLLVASGQAHADAEKWPEARQDYADAIEMQPSYYLPWIQRAQFFIRLKLWNEAAADFKKGLDLGAPTDSPQWWGVPALFQLTGKQQAYDKLIATDLDRIQSDTETPRWSALRDLVISSEPSSSISFDQLANHAETWLAQASTPPGRRGGGGRPPDRRSPRNSPADDDDRMGGRRDAPDGRGFGPPGPPPFDSSRQTRDPFRGPPSGDFLPREVCLYVTGLTHLRANDFASAVDRLREASEDPNWPGGDIVHAPLAIALHQSGQADEALQALSKADDALSHWGQQLRDQPTRSIDIPWFDLVEAIVLHREATVLLTGNAPAENFELDQMRQTSLDLITP; encoded by the coding sequence ATGAGCAGTCCCAACGAACGATCGATTTTTTTGGAAGCGATTGATTCGCCGACACCGCAGCAACGCAACGACTATCTTGACTCGGTTTGCGGTGATAATGCGGCGTTGCGAGCCTCGGTTGAAGCGTTGTTGGCGGCTCACGACCGTCCCTCTAACCCGCTGGACACTCCGCTGGGCAAGGGAATGTGTGACCTGCCGACGCTCACGGCGATCGACCAGCCCTCGAAATCAACCGAGCACGTCGGTATGAAAATCGGGTCGTATCGCTTGATGGAACAGATCGGCGAGGGCGGATTTGGATTGGTTTTTGTCGCTCAACAAGAACGTCCCGTCAAACGGCTTGTCGCGCTAAAAATCGTCAAACCGGGGACGGGAACCAAAGAGGTCATTGCACGTTTTGAAGCCGAGCGACAAGCCGTTGCGATGATGGACCATCCCAACATCGCGCAGGTCTTTGACGCCGGTGTCACGGAGGATGCTCGTCCCTATTTCGTGATGGAACTCGTTCGCGGTGTTCCAATCACCGAGTTCTGTGACAATCATCAATTGAATATCGTCGAGCGTTTAAGCTTGTTTACGGACGTGTGTTCGGCGGTTCAGCATGCGCATCAAAAGGGAGTGATCCACCGCGACATCAAACCGAGCAACGTGATGGTGACCCTTCACGATGATAAACCGGTGGTGAAAGTGATCGATTTCGGCGTCGCCAAAGCGATCGGGCAAACCTTGACCGACAAAACGATCTACACCCGTTTTTTCTCGATGATCGGCACTCCGCTGTACATGAGCCCCGAGCAGGCGGAGATGAGTGGATTGGATGTTGACACACGCAGCGACATCTACTCGCTGGGCGTGATGCTTTATGAATTGTTGACGAGCACCACGCCGTTTGATCGCGAGCGATTGGATTCTGCGGGTTACGACGAGATGCGGCGGATCATTCGCGAAGAGGAACCGCCCAAACCGAGCACGCGATTGACCACGATGGGGGACCGTTTGAGTACGGTTTCGGTGTCACGGCATACCGAACCAACCCGTCTGACATCAACGGTCAAAGGCGATTTGGATTGGATCGTGATGAAGTCACTCGAGAAAGATCGGCGACGGCGATATGAATCGGCTGCCGCGATGGCGGGCGATATTCGTCATTATCTGAATCAAGAACCGATCAGCGCGCGTCCGCCGAGTCGTAGTTATCGAATCCGTAAATTTGCTCGGCGAAACCGGGTCCCGTTGATCACGGCATCCTTGGTTGCCGTGACGATGATCATCGGGATGGTCACCAGCCTCTGGCAGATGTCGGCGGCCATCGACGAACGGGATAAAAAAGACCGCGCGCTGCAGCAGGCGGTGCAGGCAAAAAACGAAGCCACCGCGGCGCGACGCGAAATTGAACAGTTTGCCGAACGTTTGACCTCGGCCAATCTGTTGGTAGCGAGTGGGCAAGCGCATGCCGATGCCGAGAAGTGGCCCGAGGCGCGTCAAGATTACGCCGACGCGATCGAAATGCAACCAAGCTACTACCTACCTTGGATTCAACGAGCCCAGTTCTTCATCCGATTAAAACTGTGGAACGAAGCTGCGGCGGATTTTAAGAAGGGGTTGGATTTAGGAGCACCAACCGATTCGCCACAGTGGTGGGGCGTTCCTGCATTGTTTCAATTGACCGGAAAACAGCAAGCCTACGATAAATTGATCGCGACGGATCTCGATCGCATCCAAAGCGACACCGAGACACCTCGTTGGTCGGCGCTTCGCGATCTTGTGATTTCGTCCGAGCCGTCGTCCTCGATTTCATTTGACCAGCTTGCCAACCACGCTGAGACTTGGTTGGCTCAAGCGTCAACGCCTCCTGGCCGTCGCGGCGGCGGAGGACGACCTCCGGATCGACGATCGCCGCGGAATTCGCCAGCGGATGATGACGATCGAATGGGCGGACGAAGGGATGCACCGGACGGGCGTGGCTTTGGGCCTCCCGGACCACCGCCGTTTGACAGTTCGCGTCAAACGCGAGATCCATTTCGAGGCCCGCCAAGCGGCGACTTTTTGCCTCGTGAGGTCTGTTTGTATGTGACTGGGTTGACGCATCTTAGGGCAAACGATTTTGCGAGCGCGGTCGATCGACTTCGCGAGGCCAGCGAGGATCCGAACTGGCCCGGCGGCGATATCGTTCACGCGCCGCTGGCGATCGCGTTGCACCAAAGCGGTCAAGCCGACGAAGCACTCCAGGCGTTATCGAAGGCCGATGATGCTCTGAGCCATTGGGGACAACAATTACGTGATCAACCGACACGTTCGATTGACATTCCGTGGTTCGATTTGGTCGAAGCGATCGTGTTGCACCGCGAGGCCACGGTTCTGTTGACCGGGAATGCCCCAGCGGAGAACTTCGAGTTGGATCAAATGCGACAAACGTCGCTTGACTTGATCACCCCGTGA
- a CDS encoding ECF-type sigma factor, whose amino-acid sequence MNSEVTKILTAIDGGDRQAAGQLLPLVYDELRRLASHKMAQEKAGQTLQPTALVHEAFMRLVGGEDRAQWDSRGHFFAAAAEAMRRILIESARRRNAEKRGGGLVRSELNDDDAVLDPDDFETLLSLDEALTKLASEDPELAKLVELRYFTGLTIDETAEVLGVSPRTTKRNWTYARAWLRRELDAQE is encoded by the coding sequence ATGAATAGTGAAGTCACCAAGATTTTGACGGCCATCGATGGCGGCGACCGGCAGGCGGCGGGCCAGTTGTTGCCGCTGGTCTATGACGAACTTCGCCGTTTGGCGTCGCACAAAATGGCGCAAGAAAAAGCGGGGCAAACGCTGCAACCGACCGCCTTGGTTCACGAAGCCTTTATGCGTTTGGTGGGTGGCGAGGATCGTGCGCAGTGGGACAGTCGTGGGCACTTTTTTGCCGCCGCTGCCGAGGCGATGCGGCGAATCTTGATTGAAAGTGCGCGGCGACGCAACGCGGAAAAACGCGGCGGCGGGCTGGTCCGATCTGAATTGAACGATGACGATGCCGTATTGGACCCGGATGATTTCGAGACCTTGTTGTCGCTCGATGAAGCTCTCACCAAGCTCGCCAGCGAAGATCCGGAATTAGCAAAACTCGTCGAACTACGCTACTTTACTGGGTTGACGATCGACGAGACGGCTGAAGTGCTCGGTGTTTCGCCGCGGACGACCAAGCGAAATTGGACTTATGCGCGAGCTTGGTTGCGACGAGAACTCGATGCTCAAGAGTAG
- a CDS encoding peroxidase family protein, with amino-acid sequence MARLLNRWFELLQMSRSEKRRPAAPRRRLRTESLETRQLLAANLFHNQSMPEDVNDDGVVSAVDALTVINEMNRQRIGGDTNNTVNELGFKPDVNNDGRHTSLDALMVINRLNRERNRHSVPDIPTQNPDTSPGGDDPATDPAVDVRSIDGSNNNLENPDYGAANTTLLRVADADYADGISEPAGTDRPSAREISNTLSAANPEGTTNDRNLSDFVYLWGQFIDHDIDLSLTQEGDDAESFDIVVPSGDPLFDPTGSGEELISLTRSVIASGTGTSTDNPAEQVNAITAWIDGSQVYGSNQETSDLLREFSGGRMRTSDGDLLPTDEEGNVQAGDIRAAENLGLTSMQTLFLREHNQIADDIADDHPDWSDEQIFQAARTIVIAEIQSITYNEFLPALLGEDAVSDYEGYDASVDTSIANEFSTAAFRFGHTTLSDEVDFVGNDGIEVRAALSLANAFFNPSLLEETGIDSIMKAGASSLSQEVDLEVVDSLRNFLFGAPGSGGFDLVSLNIQRGRDHGLADFNSVRTAYGLDAYESFAEITSDSELSAKLESLYGDVNNIDLWVGLLAEDHADDSSLGETASTIIADQFERIRDGDRFYYENTLSDREIRVIENTTLADVIQRNTDINSLQENVFFFEPSVTGTVLAETPGVESAPANHNDKRFPRNGGHPTDRFRSAVPVEGVTVELLDDEGNVVDTAVTDVSGNYKFDSFDHSGAYQIRIASTGDVEASTVDILISSGDVNLRGINLTLTP; translated from the coding sequence ATGGCTCGCTTATTGAATCGATGGTTCGAGCTCCTGCAAATGTCACGAAGCGAAAAGCGGCGTCCTGCTGCGCCACGGCGGCGATTGCGTACCGAATCGCTCGAGACGCGTCAGTTGTTGGCCGCCAATCTGTTTCACAACCAATCAATGCCCGAGGATGTCAATGACGACGGAGTCGTCTCGGCCGTGGATGCCTTGACGGTTATCAACGAAATGAATCGTCAACGCATCGGCGGTGACACGAATAACACGGTCAACGAACTGGGGTTCAAACCCGATGTCAATAACGATGGACGCCACACCTCGCTTGACGCATTGATGGTGATCAACCGGTTGAACCGTGAACGCAACCGTCATTCGGTTCCCGACATTCCGACGCAAAATCCAGATACTTCACCCGGGGGTGATGACCCGGCAACCGATCCGGCAGTCGATGTTCGCTCGATTGATGGCAGCAACAACAATCTGGAAAACCCGGACTACGGCGCGGCAAATACGACCTTGTTGCGGGTCGCCGACGCCGACTATGCCGACGGCATCTCGGAACCGGCGGGAACCGATCGACCAAGTGCTCGCGAGATCAGCAACACCCTTTCCGCAGCGAATCCCGAGGGCACCACCAACGACCGAAACCTGAGTGATTTTGTTTATCTGTGGGGGCAATTCATTGATCACGATATCGATTTGTCGCTGACGCAAGAGGGGGACGATGCGGAATCGTTTGACATCGTTGTTCCCAGCGGGGATCCCTTGTTCGATCCGACCGGTAGCGGAGAGGAGTTGATCTCGTTGACCCGGTCCGTGATCGCAAGCGGCACCGGGACATCGACGGACAATCCGGCCGAACAGGTCAATGCGATCACCGCGTGGATTGACGGATCTCAGGTATACGGAAGCAATCAAGAGACGAGCGATCTGTTGCGCGAGTTTAGCGGTGGCCGAATGCGAACCAGCGATGGTGACTTGCTGCCTACTGATGAAGAGGGGAACGTCCAGGCGGGGGACATTCGAGCTGCGGAAAACCTCGGGCTGACATCGATGCAGACGTTGTTCCTGAGGGAACACAATCAAATTGCCGACGACATCGCCGACGACCATCCCGATTGGAGTGATGAACAGATTTTTCAAGCGGCCCGGACGATCGTGATCGCAGAAATTCAGTCGATCACGTACAACGAGTTTTTGCCCGCGTTGCTCGGTGAAGATGCCGTCTCTGACTACGAAGGCTACGATGCGAGTGTCGATACGTCGATTGCAAACGAATTTTCCACGGCGGCGTTCCGGTTTGGACACACCACGCTCAGCGATGAAGTCGACTTCGTTGGTAACGATGGGATCGAAGTTCGCGCGGCTCTCTCGCTTGCCAATGCGTTCTTTAACCCGTCGCTGCTCGAAGAAACCGGCATCGATTCGATCATGAAAGCGGGGGCATCGAGTTTGTCGCAAGAAGTCGATTTGGAAGTCGTCGATAGTTTGCGTAATTTTCTGTTCGGGGCTCCTGGATCGGGCGGATTCGACTTGGTGTCGCTAAACATCCAACGAGGTCGTGATCACGGATTAGCCGATTTCAATTCGGTTCGTACCGCATACGGTTTGGATGCCTATGAATCGTTCGCTGAGATCACCAGTGACAGCGAACTGAGTGCGAAACTGGAAAGTCTGTACGGCGACGTCAACAACATCGACTTGTGGGTTGGTTTGTTAGCCGAAGACCACGCCGACGACAGCTCGCTTGGCGAGACCGCTTCGACGATCATTGCCGACCAGTTCGAGCGAATTCGCGATGGTGATCGCTTCTACTATGAAAATACGCTCTCGGACCGCGAGATTCGCGTGATCGAAAACACCACGCTGGCGGATGTGATCCAGCGAAACACCGACATCAATTCGTTGCAAGAGAACGTATTCTTCTTTGAGCCTTCGGTCACCGGGACGGTCCTCGCAGAAACGCCTGGGGTTGAGTCGGCGCCAGCGAATCACAATGACAAACGCTTCCCTCGAAACGGCGGCCATCCGACCGATCGTTTCCGTTCGGCAGTGCCAGTCGAAGGCGTCACGGTTGAGTTGCTCGACGATGAAGGCAATGTGGTCGATACCGCGGTGACCGATGTTTCGGGAAACTATAAATTTGACTCGTTTGATCATTCCGGAGCGTATCAAATTCGCATCGCGTCAACCGGCGATGTGGAAGCTAGCACCGTCGATATCCTGATCAGCAGCGGTGACGTGAACCTGAGAGGGATCAACTTGACGTTGACTCCCTAG
- a CDS encoding sigma-70 family RNA polymerase sigma factor, whose amino-acid sequence MSTAPPKESSDAQISVSEMLEQVRHGDLNSLGELLQLYRNYLSVLATTQLDGRLRRRMSPSDLVQETMLAAHRDFAAFRGGSEGELLAWLRQILSNCLGHAIEANVFAQKRDIRREVALDQIAKNVDDSMARLANILADRGLSPSEDMGRRELSLRLSDQLAKLKPEYRDVIVYRNLQGLSFDEIAERMNRKSGAVRMMWLRAINKFKETCDPIE is encoded by the coding sequence ATGTCGACAGCCCCCCCCAAAGAATCGTCGGACGCTCAAATCAGCGTCTCCGAGATGCTTGAACAAGTTCGTCACGGCGACCTCAATTCACTTGGCGAATTGCTGCAGCTTTATCGCAACTACCTGAGCGTGTTGGCGACCACTCAATTGGATGGTCGGTTGCGACGGCGGATGAGTCCGTCGGATTTGGTCCAAGAGACCATGTTAGCGGCGCACCGCGATTTTGCCGCTTTCCGAGGAGGCAGTGAAGGCGAATTGTTGGCGTGGTTGCGTCAAATTCTTAGCAATTGCCTTGGACATGCCATCGAAGCAAACGTGTTCGCCCAAAAACGCGACATTCGACGCGAGGTGGCTTTGGACCAAATCGCCAAAAATGTCGACGACAGCATGGCAAGATTGGCGAACATCTTGGCCGATCGCGGGCTGTCACCCAGCGAGGACATGGGGCGACGCGAATTGTCGCTGCGTTTGTCGGATCAACTGGCGAAACTGAAGCCCGAATACCGTGATGTGATCGTGTATCGCAATCTGCAAGGTTTGTCGTTCGACGAAATCGCAGAACGCATGAACCGCAAATCGGGCGCCGTGCGGATGATGTGGCTGCGTGCAATCAACAAGTTCAAAGAAACATGCGACCCGATCGAATAG